A genomic window from Clostridium aceticum includes:
- a CDS encoding bifunctional 5,10-methylenetetrahydrofolate dehydrogenase/5,10-methenyltetrahydrofolate cyclohydrolase, with amino-acid sequence MGQVIKGKPVADKISEDLVVEIEGLKGKGIQPKLAIVRVGARSDDLAYEKGALSKCKKVGVETEVFELAEDITQDDFVKELKKLNEDKAVNGILIFRPLPKQLDESVIKYVIAPEKDVDCFSPVNVGKMTEGDKTGFPPCTPTAVMEILKFYEVELQGKDCAVIGASMVVGKPTALLLLNENATISVCHIFTKDSAKVASQAEVVVVGVGVPRLVKENWIANGAVVIDVGINVDAEGNMCGDVDFDNVQEKAAMITPVPGGVGSVTTSILAKHVVKACKQQNNL; translated from the coding sequence ATGGGACAAGTAATAAAGGGGAAACCAGTTGCTGATAAGATCAGTGAAGACTTGGTAGTTGAGATTGAAGGATTAAAAGGTAAAGGCATTCAACCTAAGCTAGCTATCGTACGTGTTGGTGCTAGATCAGACGATTTAGCTTATGAAAAAGGTGCTCTTAGCAAATGTAAAAAAGTAGGCGTTGAAACAGAAGTTTTTGAATTAGCAGAAGATATTACTCAAGACGACTTTGTAAAAGAATTGAAAAAATTAAATGAAGACAAGGCTGTTAATGGAATACTAATTTTTAGACCATTGCCAAAGCAACTAGATGAAAGCGTTATCAAATATGTTATTGCTCCAGAAAAAGACGTAGACTGCTTTAGCCCAGTAAATGTTGGAAAGATGACAGAAGGAGACAAAACAGGATTCCCACCATGTACACCAACAGCAGTAATGGAAATTCTAAAGTTCTATGAAGTAGAATTACAGGGCAAAGACTGTGCTGTTATCGGGGCTTCTATGGTTGTTGGTAAGCCTACAGCCTTATTGTTATTAAACGAAAATGCTACTATTTCAGTATGCCACATCTTTACAAAAGACTCAGCTAAAGTAGCTAGTCAAGCAGAAGTTGTAGTAGTTGGTGTAGGTGTGCCAAGACTAGTAAAAGAAAACTGGATTGCTAATGGTGCAGTAGTAATTGACGTTGGTATCAACGTAGATGCAGAAGGTAATATGTGTGGAGACGTAGATTTTGACAATGTTCAAGAAAAAGCAGCTATGATTACACCAGTACCAGGCGGAGTAGGTTCTGTTACTACATCTATTTTAGCGAAGCATGTAGTAAAAGCCTGCAAGCAACAAAACAATTTATAG
- a CDS encoding methylenetetrahydrofolate reductase C-terminal domain-containing protein, with protein MIISQKKPFEEVLKFLKDSKKVVVTGCSECATVCKVGGEEELQAMKELLETEGKEVLASIVLEPACNLLNTKKDLKKLKDELSSADAVLSLSCGDGTQTVAKVVKSAVYPGTDTMFIGEIERIGQFEEACRACGECELGWTASICPITKCAKGLINGPCGGAKNKKCEVSSDNDCAWLLIFEKLKESGQLANMMELREPKDFAKGNSPRRINLKDQSKETVEA; from the coding sequence ATGATTATTTCACAAAAAAAGCCTTTTGAAGAAGTTCTAAAGTTTCTAAAGGATAGTAAAAAGGTAGTTGTAACAGGTTGTTCTGAATGTGCTACCGTTTGTAAAGTTGGTGGCGAAGAGGAATTACAAGCTATGAAGGAACTATTAGAAACAGAAGGCAAAGAAGTGTTAGCTTCAATCGTTCTTGAACCAGCCTGTAACTTATTAAATACAAAAAAAGATCTTAAAAAATTAAAAGATGAGCTAAGTAGTGCTGATGCTGTACTTTCTTTATCATGTGGTGACGGTACACAAACAGTTGCAAAGGTTGTTAAGAGTGCAGTATATCCTGGTACAGATACAATGTTTATCGGTGAAATAGAAAGAATCGGACAATTTGAAGAAGCCTGTAGAGCCTGTGGTGAGTGTGAACTTGGATGGACAGCATCTATTTGTCCTATAACAAAGTGTGCTAAAGGTTTAATCAACGGACCATGTGGTGGTGCGAAAAATAAAAAGTGCGAAGTTAGCAGTGACAATGATTGTGCATGGCTTTTAATCTTTGAAAAGTTAAAAGAAAGTGGACAATTAGCAAACATGATGGAATTAAGAGAACCTAAAGATTTTGCAAAGGGCAATAGTCCAAGAAGAATTAATTTAAAAGATCAAAGTAAAGAAACTGTTGAAGCTTAG
- a CDS encoding methylenetetrahydrofolate reductase, whose protein sequence is MSLLRNAIENGEFAVTAEMAPPKGTDFHHLMECARAIKGRVHGVNVTDFQSAVMRATSLATCKLLKDEGLEPVLQMTGRDRNRIAIQGEFLSAAVFGIPNVLALTGDHTVVGDHPGAKPVYDLDSVGILQAATTMIGGKDMVGNDIEGGVDFLLGACVTPRFDPLEAQILKMEKKVKAGAKFFQTQAVFDMDTMREFREKTKHINAKVLAGIIPLKSAPMAKFMNNNVPGIFVPDELIERMKNTEKDLRVQEGIKIAGEFIRQLREENLCDGVHIMAIGAEENVPAILDAAGL, encoded by the coding sequence ATGAGCTTATTAAGAAATGCAATTGAAAATGGAGAGTTTGCAGTTACGGCGGAAATGGCTCCTCCTAAAGGAACGGATTTTCATCATTTAATGGAGTGTGCCAGAGCCATTAAAGGAAGAGTTCATGGTGTTAACGTAACAGATTTCCAATCAGCTGTTATGAGAGCTACATCTTTAGCTACTTGTAAACTATTAAAAGACGAAGGTTTAGAGCCTGTTTTGCAAATGACCGGTAGAGACAGAAATAGAATTGCTATTCAAGGTGAGTTTTTATCTGCTGCTGTATTTGGAATTCCAAACGTGCTAGCACTTACAGGAGACCATACAGTAGTGGGAGATCATCCAGGTGCTAAGCCAGTATATGACTTAGACAGTGTTGGTATTCTACAAGCTGCAACAACTATGATCGGCGGAAAAGATATGGTGGGCAATGATATAGAAGGAGGAGTAGACTTCTTATTAGGAGCCTGTGTAACTCCAAGATTTGATCCTTTGGAAGCACAAATCCTTAAAATGGAAAAGAAAGTAAAAGCAGGAGCAAAATTCTTCCAAACACAAGCTGTGTTTGATATGGATACTATGAGAGAATTTAGAGAAAAAACAAAGCATATCAATGCAAAAGTATTAGCAGGTATTATTCCTCTAAAATCTGCTCCTATGGCAAAATTCATGAACAATAATGTTCCTGGAATCTTTGTTCCAGATGAATTAATTGAAAGAATGAAAAACACAGAAAAAGACTTAAGAGTACAAGAAGGTATTAAAATAGCTGGAGAATTTATCAGACAGCTAAGAGAAGAAAACCTATGTGATGGGGTACACATCATGGCTATTGGTGCCGAAGAAAATGTACCTGCAATTCTAGACGCAGCTGGTTTATAG
- the lpdA gene encoding dihydrolipoyl dehydrogenase, protein MKVVVIGGGPGGYVAAIKAAMLGADVTIVEKKRVGGTCLNVGCIPTKALLACSDMLEGVREAKDYGVNVNGSIEADFQYMMKRKDKIVDQLVKGIEFLFDKKGAKLISGFGKLIDKNKVEVEKEDGSKEVIEADKIILATGSVPIVPPIFPYDGKKIITSDEALYLEEAPESLMILGGGVIGCEFGQFFSKIGTKVTIVEMADQLLPFEDKDVAKQLERSFKKDKIKMMTGQKIEKCEVQGDKVVAYLEGGKELEADAMLVSVGRKPYLDNLGLENVGINVERGKIVVNDKMETNVEGIYAIGDIVDTPFLAHVASKEGMVAAENALGKNKTVSYRAVPRCIYTSPEVAAVGITEKDADAKGIAYHVGKFDFRGLGKAQAMGHFQGFIKVLADAEDRIIGASIVGPHATDLLAELSLAVELGLTAEQVGDVIHPHPTLSEGIMEALHDVHKACVHSV, encoded by the coding sequence GTGAAGGTAGTTGTAATTGGAGGCGGTCCAGGGGGATACGTAGCAGCCATCAAAGCAGCGATGCTGGGAGCGGATGTAACTATAGTTGAAAAAAAGAGAGTTGGAGGAACCTGTCTTAACGTAGGTTGTATACCAACCAAAGCCTTACTAGCTTGTTCTGATATGCTTGAAGGTGTTAGAGAAGCGAAAGACTATGGTGTAAATGTTAATGGTAGTATTGAAGCGGATTTCCAGTATATGATGAAAAGAAAAGATAAAATTGTAGATCAACTAGTTAAGGGTATAGAGTTTTTATTTGATAAAAAAGGTGCCAAGCTGATCAGCGGCTTTGGAAAGTTAATCGATAAAAACAAAGTAGAAGTTGAGAAGGAAGATGGTTCTAAGGAAGTAATTGAAGCAGATAAAATTATTTTAGCTACTGGTTCAGTTCCGATTGTTCCTCCGATTTTCCCTTACGATGGTAAGAAGATCATTACTAGTGATGAAGCTCTTTATTTAGAAGAAGCACCTGAATCTTTGATGATTTTAGGTGGGGGTGTTATTGGCTGTGAGTTTGGACAGTTTTTTAGTAAAATAGGCACAAAAGTAACCATTGTTGAAATGGCTGATCAGTTATTACCTTTTGAGGATAAAGATGTAGCAAAACAGTTGGAAAGATCCTTCAAAAAAGATAAAATAAAGATGATGACTGGACAAAAGATTGAAAAGTGTGAAGTGCAAGGAGACAAAGTTGTTGCCTACTTAGAAGGCGGCAAAGAGTTAGAGGCAGATGCAATGTTGGTGTCTGTAGGTAGAAAACCTTACTTAGACAACCTAGGCCTTGAAAATGTTGGTATCAACGTGGAAAGAGGAAAAATTGTTGTAAATGATAAGATGGAGACAAACGTCGAAGGTATTTATGCCATAGGTGACATTGTTGACACACCTTTCCTTGCCCATGTTGCATCTAAAGAAGGTATGGTAGCAGCAGAAAATGCTTTAGGTAAAAACAAAACAGTAAGTTATAGAGCTGTTCCTAGATGTATTTATACTTCACCAGAGGTAGCTGCTGTTGGTATCACTGAAAAAGATGCTGATGCTAAGGGAATAGCATATCATGTAGGTAAATTTGACTTTAGAGGACTTGGAAAAGCTCAAGCTATGGGTCACTTCCAAGGATTTATTAAAGTGCTAGCTGATGCTGAAGATAGAATTATCGGTGCATCAATTGTAGGCCCGCATGCTACTGACCTTTTGGCTGAATTAAGCTTAGCTGTTGAGTTAGGTTTAACTGCTGAGCAAGTAGGAGATGTTATTCATCCGCATCCAACATTATCTGAAGGTATTATGGAAGCATTGCATGATGTACACAAAGCCTGCGTTCACTCTGTATAA